From Labeo rohita strain BAU-BD-2019 chromosome 18, IGBB_LRoh.1.0, whole genome shotgun sequence, the proteins below share one genomic window:
- the sema3e gene encoding semaphorin-3E isoform X1, which translates to MAWGVWTFMLCMILWICSATQSTKTVYPRLRLSHKELWELNRTRVFQAGEGHLQHYSMLLDETRERLIIGGKDILYSLNLERITAPHKEIHWASSEEQVGDCLMQGREKPECANYIKLVQHYNSTHLLACGTGAFSPVCGYIRVGRGTEDGEFRLESDHIESGRGRCPFHPNSPSASTMHRGELFVGLYTDYWENDAALYRLGNRSFIRTEVGDRQQLNEPKFVGSAVIPDNDDPADDKVYYFFTERVTNTEGGNKAVYTRVARVCANDQGGQRMLVNRWSSFLKTRLICSVAGPNGIDTHFDELEDVFVLRKKDEKNSEIFGLFSTTSAVFKGYAVCMYNMEDIRAAFNGPFAHRERTDHHWKVYEGRVPYPRPGSCASKINGGQFSSSKEYPDEVLRFVRSHPLMFQPVQPVHKRPILLDTEGGRKLTQLAVDRVEAEDGHYNVLYIGTDNSVVLKMITIYNKEADTVEEVLLEELQVFKVPVPITEILISTKRQQLYVGSELGVTQIRVHHCGLYGSACADCCLARDPYCAWDGLTCSRYYPAGLYTKRRFRRQDVRHGNAVQQCNGLQLSEEQSISEKLVYGVENNSTLLECRPRSLQASVTWYIQHGMDMEEVKCDDRVIQTPHGLLLLKITKGDAGVYVCQSTEHGFIQTVVRVTLEVLDEGKVEGLLHKGEEEEGDSLHRPPPCPFPSLPSAPSSSKLWYKEFMQLIGYSNFQRVEQYCEKVWCVSDRKRKKLKGMAPKWRYTPGAEQRARARAPRHTQGQ; encoded by the exons GAGAGGGGCATCTGCAGCACTACAGTATGTTACTGGACGAGACTCGGGAAAGGCTGATCATCGGAGGAAAAGACATCCTGTACTCTCTCAATCTGGAGCGCATCACTGCCCCTCACAAAGAG ATACACTGGGCGAGCTCTGAGGAGCAAGTGGGGGATTGTTTAATGCAGGGCAGAGAGAAG ccGGAGTGTGCAAACTACATTAAGCTGGTGCAGCATTATAACAGCACCCACCTGTTAGCATGTGGGACTGGCGCCTTCAGCCCAGTGTGTGGATACATCAGAGTAGGCCGTGGAACTGAG GATGGAGAGTTCAGGCTGGAGTCTGATCACATAGAGAGTGGCAGAGGAAGATGTCCATTTCATCCCAACAGCCCTTCAGCTTCCACCATGCACC gtgggGAGTTGTTTGTTGGCTTGTACACTGATTATTGGGAGAACGATGCCGCTCTATATCGTCTAGGCAACCGCAGCTTCATCAGGACTGAAGTGGGTGACAGACAGCAGCTGAATG AACCCAAGTTTGTGGGTTCCGCAGTGATCCCTGACAATGACGATCCTGCTGACGACAAGGTCTACTACTTCTTCACTGAACGAGTGACCAACACGGAGGGAGGAAACAAAGCTGTTTACACCAGAGTGGCCAGAGTCTGCGCG AATGACCAGGGTGGTCAGAGGATGCTGGTAAACAGATGGAGCTCTTTCCTGAAGACTCGTTTGATCTGCTCAGTGGCTGGACCCAACGGCATTGACACACACTTTGATGAGCTCG AGGATGTGTTCGTGCTACGGAAGAAAGATGAGAAAAATTCAGAGATCTTTGGTCTGTTCAGCACCACCAG CGCCGTGTTTAAAGGATACGCAGTGTGCATGTATAACATGGAAGACATTCGTGCGGCATTTAACGGGCCTTTTGCACACCGGGAACGGACTGACCATCACTGGAAGGTGTACGAAGGCAGGGTCCCCTACCCGCGACCTGGATCG TGTGCCAGTAAGATAAATGGAGGCCAGTTTTCCAGTTCGAAGGAGTATCCGGATGAGGTTCTGCGTTTTGTGCGTTCCCATCCCCTTATGTTCCAGCCGGTGCAGCCCGTTCACAAACGGCCCATTCTGCTGGACACTGAAGGAGGACGTAAACTCACACAGCTGGCGGTGGACCGGGTGGAAGCTGAGGATGGACACTACAATGTTCTCTACATAGGGACTG ATAATTCTGTAGTATTAAAAATGATCACAATCTACAACAAAGAAGCCGACACAGTTGAAGAAGTTCTTCTGGAGGAACTGCAGGTTTTCAAG GTCCCTGTTCCTATTACAGAGATCCTCATCTCTACCAAACGA CAACAGCTGTACGTGGGCTCGGAGCTGGGTGTAACACAGATCCGTGTGCATCATTGTGGGCTTTACGGTTCAGCCTGCGCCGACTGCTGCCTGGCCAGAGACCCCTACTGTGCATGGGACGGGTTAACATGTTCCCGGTACTACCCTGCCGGGCTGTATACAAAAAG GCGATTCAGACGGCAAGACGTCCGCCATGGCAACGCGGTTCAGCAGTGCAACGGGCTTCAGCTTAGCG aaGAACAAAGCATCTCAGAAAAGCTGGTATATGGTGTGGAGAATAACAGCACCCTCCTGGAGTGCAGACCACGATCGCTGCAGGCGTCTGTAACGTGGTACATTCAACATGGCATGGACATGGAGGAG GTGAAATGCGATGATCGCGTGATTCAAACCCCCCACGGCCTGTTGCTCCTTAAAATAACGAAGGGAGATGCAGGAGTCTACGTGTGCCAGTCCACAGAGCACGGCTTCATCCAGACGGTGGTGCGTGTCACTTTGGAGGTGCTGGATGAGGGCAAAGTGGAGGGTTTATTGCATAAAGGTGAGGAGGAGGAAGGCGATTCTCTGCACAGACCTCCACCCTGCCCCTTCCCCAGCCTTCCTTCTGCTCCATCTTCCTCAAAGCTCTGGTACAAGGAATTCATGCAGCTGATCGGCTACAGCAACTTCCAGCGGGTGGAGCAGTACTGTGAGAAGGTGTGGTGTGTGTCTGACAGGAAGAGGAAGAAACTTAAAGGAATGGCACCCAAATGGCGGTACACACCCGGGGCAGAGCAGCGGGCGAGAGCGCGGGCACCTCGACACACACAGGGACAGTAA
- the sema3e gene encoding semaphorin-3E isoform X2: protein MAWGVWTFMLCMILWICSATQSTKTVYPRLRLSHKELWELNRTRVFQAGEGHLQHYSMLLDETRERLIIGGKDILYSLNLERITAPHKEIHWASSEEQVGDCLMQGREKPECANYIKLVQHYNSTHLLACGTGAFSPVCGYIRVGRGTEDGEFRLESDHIESGRGRCPFHPNSPSASTMHRGELFVGLYTDYWENDAALYRLGNRSFIRTEVGDRQQLNEPKFVGSAVIPDNDDPADDKVYYFFTERVTNTEGGNKAVYTRVARVCANDQGGQRMLVNRWSSFLKTRLICSVAGPNGIDTHFDELEDVFVLRKKDEKNSEIFGLFSTTSAVFKGYAVCMYNMEDIRAAFNGPFAHRERTDHHWKVYEGRVPYPRPGSCASKINGGQFSSSKEYPDEVLRFVRSHPLMFQPVQPVHKRPILLDTEGGRKLTQLAVDRVEAEDGHYNVLYIGTDNSVVLKMITIYNKEADTVEEVLLEELQVFKVPVPITEILISTKRQQLYVGSELGVTQIRVHHCGLYGSACADCCLARDPYCAWDGLTCSRYYPAGLYTKRRFRRQDVRHGNAVQQCNGLQLSEQSISEKLVYGVENNSTLLECRPRSLQASVTWYIQHGMDMEEVKCDDRVIQTPHGLLLLKITKGDAGVYVCQSTEHGFIQTVVRVTLEVLDEGKVEGLLHKGEEEEGDSLHRPPPCPFPSLPSAPSSSKLWYKEFMQLIGYSNFQRVEQYCEKVWCVSDRKRKKLKGMAPKWRYTPGAEQRARARAPRHTQGQ, encoded by the exons GAGAGGGGCATCTGCAGCACTACAGTATGTTACTGGACGAGACTCGGGAAAGGCTGATCATCGGAGGAAAAGACATCCTGTACTCTCTCAATCTGGAGCGCATCACTGCCCCTCACAAAGAG ATACACTGGGCGAGCTCTGAGGAGCAAGTGGGGGATTGTTTAATGCAGGGCAGAGAGAAG ccGGAGTGTGCAAACTACATTAAGCTGGTGCAGCATTATAACAGCACCCACCTGTTAGCATGTGGGACTGGCGCCTTCAGCCCAGTGTGTGGATACATCAGAGTAGGCCGTGGAACTGAG GATGGAGAGTTCAGGCTGGAGTCTGATCACATAGAGAGTGGCAGAGGAAGATGTCCATTTCATCCCAACAGCCCTTCAGCTTCCACCATGCACC gtgggGAGTTGTTTGTTGGCTTGTACACTGATTATTGGGAGAACGATGCCGCTCTATATCGTCTAGGCAACCGCAGCTTCATCAGGACTGAAGTGGGTGACAGACAGCAGCTGAATG AACCCAAGTTTGTGGGTTCCGCAGTGATCCCTGACAATGACGATCCTGCTGACGACAAGGTCTACTACTTCTTCACTGAACGAGTGACCAACACGGAGGGAGGAAACAAAGCTGTTTACACCAGAGTGGCCAGAGTCTGCGCG AATGACCAGGGTGGTCAGAGGATGCTGGTAAACAGATGGAGCTCTTTCCTGAAGACTCGTTTGATCTGCTCAGTGGCTGGACCCAACGGCATTGACACACACTTTGATGAGCTCG AGGATGTGTTCGTGCTACGGAAGAAAGATGAGAAAAATTCAGAGATCTTTGGTCTGTTCAGCACCACCAG CGCCGTGTTTAAAGGATACGCAGTGTGCATGTATAACATGGAAGACATTCGTGCGGCATTTAACGGGCCTTTTGCACACCGGGAACGGACTGACCATCACTGGAAGGTGTACGAAGGCAGGGTCCCCTACCCGCGACCTGGATCG TGTGCCAGTAAGATAAATGGAGGCCAGTTTTCCAGTTCGAAGGAGTATCCGGATGAGGTTCTGCGTTTTGTGCGTTCCCATCCCCTTATGTTCCAGCCGGTGCAGCCCGTTCACAAACGGCCCATTCTGCTGGACACTGAAGGAGGACGTAAACTCACACAGCTGGCGGTGGACCGGGTGGAAGCTGAGGATGGACACTACAATGTTCTCTACATAGGGACTG ATAATTCTGTAGTATTAAAAATGATCACAATCTACAACAAAGAAGCCGACACAGTTGAAGAAGTTCTTCTGGAGGAACTGCAGGTTTTCAAG GTCCCTGTTCCTATTACAGAGATCCTCATCTCTACCAAACGA CAACAGCTGTACGTGGGCTCGGAGCTGGGTGTAACACAGATCCGTGTGCATCATTGTGGGCTTTACGGTTCAGCCTGCGCCGACTGCTGCCTGGCCAGAGACCCCTACTGTGCATGGGACGGGTTAACATGTTCCCGGTACTACCCTGCCGGGCTGTATACAAAAAG GCGATTCAGACGGCAAGACGTCCGCCATGGCAACGCGGTTCAGCAGTGCAACGGGCTTCAGCTTAGCG AACAAAGCATCTCAGAAAAGCTGGTATATGGTGTGGAGAATAACAGCACCCTCCTGGAGTGCAGACCACGATCGCTGCAGGCGTCTGTAACGTGGTACATTCAACATGGCATGGACATGGAGGAG GTGAAATGCGATGATCGCGTGATTCAAACCCCCCACGGCCTGTTGCTCCTTAAAATAACGAAGGGAGATGCAGGAGTCTACGTGTGCCAGTCCACAGAGCACGGCTTCATCCAGACGGTGGTGCGTGTCACTTTGGAGGTGCTGGATGAGGGCAAAGTGGAGGGTTTATTGCATAAAGGTGAGGAGGAGGAAGGCGATTCTCTGCACAGACCTCCACCCTGCCCCTTCCCCAGCCTTCCTTCTGCTCCATCTTCCTCAAAGCTCTGGTACAAGGAATTCATGCAGCTGATCGGCTACAGCAACTTCCAGCGGGTGGAGCAGTACTGTGAGAAGGTGTGGTGTGTGTCTGACAGGAAGAGGAAGAAACTTAAAGGAATGGCACCCAAATGGCGGTACACACCCGGGGCAGAGCAGCGGGCGAGAGCGCGGGCACCTCGACACACACAGGGACAGTAA